Proteins co-encoded in one Polaromonas vacuolata genomic window:
- a CDS encoding pyridoxal-phosphate-dependent aminotransferase family protein — protein MTHSRPGHQFLHSPGPTHVPLAVMQAMANQPMDLADPRLNGIIDRVEAGLKRLLNTESANIFLYAANGHGAWEAVISNLIAPGQTVLVPGTGHFSESWAVQTEAMGGHVIRTPWVEGLSIDVAAVERVLREDTEHKIVAVFAVHTDTASSISSDLLALRAVLDAVKHPALFVVDVVASLGASRFSMHEVGANVVLGASQKGLMCPPGLGFAAADARAMAVCEANPTPRFYWDWRLRVSEFSYRKFCGTPPQTLLMGLDAALELIFHEGVDQVLARHQLIKRMVHAAVACWSQGGALHFLASDPASRSASVTAVAVGPGANPEALRTLARERFDVALAGGLGQLAGRVFRIGHMGDINAPMILGCLGGVEAALRVQRVPIGSGALEAAVACLVAG, from the coding sequence ATGACTCATTCCCGCCCCGGTCACCAGTTTTTACATTCACCCGGCCCTACGCATGTGCCGTTAGCCGTCATGCAGGCCATGGCTAATCAACCCATGGATCTTGCCGATCCCCGGCTTAACGGCATCATTGACCGGGTTGAAGCTGGCCTTAAACGTTTGCTCAATACTGAGTCGGCGAATATTTTTCTTTATGCCGCCAACGGTCATGGCGCGTGGGAGGCGGTTATTAGTAATCTGATTGCACCAGGTCAAACGGTGTTGGTGCCGGGTACTGGCCACTTCTCTGAGTCTTGGGCGGTACAAACTGAGGCCATGGGTGGTCATGTCATTCGCACACCTTGGGTTGAGGGTTTGTCGATTGATGTGGCCGCTGTTGAGCGCGTCTTGCGGGAGGACACTGAGCACAAAATCGTGGCGGTGTTTGCCGTGCATACCGACACCGCCAGCAGTATTAGCAGTGACTTGTTGGCATTGCGCGCCGTTCTTGATGCGGTAAAACATCCCGCACTTTTTGTTGTCGATGTAGTGGCCTCGTTAGGGGCGAGTCGGTTCTCTATGCATGAGGTAGGGGCCAATGTTGTTTTGGGTGCTTCGCAAAAAGGTTTGATGTGCCCACCCGGTCTTGGTTTTGCAGCGGCTGATGCGCGTGCGATGGCGGTTTGCGAGGCCAATCCCACACCCCGTTTTTACTGGGACTGGCGACTGCGCGTGAGCGAATTTTCGTATCGAAAATTTTGCGGTACGCCGCCGCAAACTTTGCTCATGGGTTTAGACGCTGCGCTAGAGCTTATTTTTCATGAAGGCGTCGATCAGGTTTTGGCGCGCCATCAACTTATTAAACGCATGGTGCATGCAGCTGTTGCTTGTTGGAGTCAAGGCGGCGCGCTTCACTTTCTGGCCAGTGACCCGGCTAGTCGTTCAGCCTCCGTGACGGCTGTTGCGGTGGGGCCAGGTGCTAATCCGGAAGCTTTACGCACCTTGGCGCGGGAACGTTTTGATGTGGCGCTGGCTGGCGGCTTGGGTCAATTGGCTGGCCGGGTTTTTCGTATCGGCCACATGGGCGACATTAACGCGCCCATGATTTTGGGTTGCTTAGGCGGCGTAGAAGCTGCGCTGCGCGTGCAGCGCGTGCCGATTGGCTCAGGTGCATTAGAGGCGGCGGTGGCGTGCTTGGTTGCAGGCTAG
- a CDS encoding alkaline phosphatase family protein, whose translation MKSKLFRSPLACLSVIIGVLSLHACAQDGTLVSGAVSNVGQTKNTNALTPSLAPVKRVLLISIDGMHQQDLNVFVKSHPDSSLSQLSSSGVTYQQAFTPGMSDSFPGLAAMLTGGTAKSHGFFYDESYDATLYPAGSNCQGPLGAEVDWTDFMNQGFDEKVGFVQVPGNTDGKHPFAPLDLTKLPLRKLENGNCTVVYPHDYLRVNTIFEVIKQSTGARTAWSDKHTVYEWVNGPSGKGVDDLFVPEIKAEAVAGSGAAYEAVLSTTLIYDDIKVGAMLNQIGGLDSSGIHKVGVPVIMGLNFQALSVAQKAASPGGGYLDAAATPDTQVATAMLHTDASLGKMIAALKAQNLFSSTMIVVSSKHGQSPIDRRKVQHVGHFSALPAFASFKEDIALIVDDSTAMIWMKNHGKAAALAATIKANPDAFFAQDVLSGEAMTALYGDPAMGRTPDIIVQPKSGVIYTKKGKKIAEHGGNSADDAHIALLVSAPGLVAKNVHTMVNLTQVAPTVLQALGISPLTLQAVAAEGTLVLPQLGL comes from the coding sequence ATGAAGTCAAAGTTATTTCGCTCGCCATTGGCTTGTCTGTCCGTCATCATTGGTGTGCTCAGCCTTCATGCTTGTGCGCAAGATGGGACTCTTGTCTCGGGTGCAGTGAGTAATGTAGGTCAGACCAAAAATACGAATGCGCTAACACCATCACTGGCACCTGTTAAGCGCGTGTTGCTCATTAGCATTGACGGCATGCACCAGCAAGACCTCAATGTTTTTGTCAAAAGTCACCCTGATTCAAGTTTGTCACAGCTCTCTAGCAGTGGCGTGACTTATCAGCAAGCGTTCACGCCTGGCATGTCTGATTCCTTCCCCGGTTTAGCGGCTATGTTGACTGGCGGTACAGCTAAGTCGCATGGTTTTTTCTATGATGAAAGTTATGATGCGACGCTTTATCCCGCAGGCTCTAATTGCCAGGGCCCGCTTGGCGCTGAAGTTGACTGGACCGATTTCATGAATCAAGGCTTTGATGAGAAAGTCGGCTTTGTTCAAGTCCCTGGCAACACTGATGGTAAGCACCCGTTCGCACCGCTAGACCTGACCAAACTACCGCTGCGTAAGCTAGAAAATGGCAACTGTACGGTCGTTTATCCACACGACTACTTGCGCGTGAACACGATTTTCGAAGTCATCAAACAAAGCACTGGCGCACGTACAGCTTGGTCGGATAAGCACACGGTTTATGAGTGGGTAAACGGTCCGTCCGGGAAAGGTGTGGATGATTTGTTTGTGCCCGAGATCAAGGCCGAAGCCGTCGCCGGCAGTGGCGCAGCTTATGAAGCGGTGCTTTCGACAACGCTGATTTATGACGATATTAAAGTCGGTGCAATGCTCAATCAAATCGGTGGTTTAGATTCTTCTGGCATACATAAAGTCGGCGTACCGGTAATCATGGGTTTGAACTTTCAAGCTTTGAGTGTGGCGCAAAAAGCCGCTAGCCCGGGCGGCGGCTATCTTGATGCTGCGGCTACACCGGATACTCAGGTCGCTACTGCTATGCTGCACACCGATGCGTCTTTGGGGAAAATGATAGCGGCACTTAAAGCGCAAAACCTGTTTTCTTCGACCATGATTGTGGTGAGTTCTAAACACGGTCAATCGCCCATTGATCGGCGCAAAGTGCAACATGTCGGCCACTTTAGTGCTTTGCCTGCCTTTGCTTCTTTTAAAGAGGATATTGCGCTAATAGTTGATGACTCAACCGCCATGATTTGGATGAAAAATCACGGCAAAGCGGCGGCTTTGGCGGCTACGATCAAGGCCAATCCGGATGCGTTTTTTGCCCAGGATGTTTTATCCGGTGAGGCCATGACGGCCTTGTATGGCGACCCGGCAATGGGTCGTACGCCAGACATCATCGTCCAGCCAAAGTCGGGTGTGATTTACACCAAGAAAGGCAAGAAAATTGCTGAACATGGTGGTAATTCGGCTGACGACGCACACATTGCCTTGTTGGTATCGGCGCCTGGTTTGGTGGCAAAAAATGTCCACACCATGGTAAACCTCACGCAGGTTGCACCAACCGTTTTGCAGGCTCTAGGTATCTCGCCGCTCACACTTCAAGCGGTTGCAGCCGAGGGGACTTTGGTCTTGCCGCAACTAGGTTTGTAG
- a CDS encoding DUF1345 domain-containing protein, producing the protein MASTRSRLPRLFRVIKARPRLFIALLIALGLGLALPEALAVQLVTRFLIAWNTGTILYVGLAGMMMYRSSPNQMRNRAQLHDDGQLVILSLVVLASIASLAAIAMELAVVKDMHGAEKIAHIVLAGVTVISSWAFIQVMFALHYAHDYYAGIARGERPGLQFPDDDHPGYGDFFYFAAVIGTSGQTADVSFSSKALRRVGTTHCILAYLFNTTVLALLINIGASLF; encoded by the coding sequence ATGGCTTCAACACGTAGCCGCCTGCCCCGCCTGTTTCGCGTGATCAAGGCCAGGCCCAGACTTTTCATCGCACTTCTTATTGCCTTAGGTCTAGGTTTGGCTTTGCCAGAAGCGCTAGCCGTACAGCTGGTGACGCGTTTTTTGATCGCATGGAATACCGGCACCATTCTTTATGTGGGCCTTGCCGGCATGATGATGTATCGTTCTAGCCCTAACCAAATGCGCAATCGCGCGCAATTGCATGACGACGGTCAGCTAGTGATACTGAGCTTGGTGGTGCTAGCGAGCATCGCCAGTTTAGCCGCTATCGCCATGGAATTAGCCGTTGTCAAAGACATGCACGGCGCTGAAAAAATAGCCCACATCGTGTTAGCAGGCGTGACCGTGATCAGCTCTTGGGCGTTTATACAAGTCATGTTTGCGCTGCATTACGCACACGACTACTACGCGGGTATCGCCCGAGGCGAGCGGCCTGGACTGCAGTTCCCAGACGACGATCACCCTGGATACGGTGACTTTTTTTACTTTGCAGCAGTCATAGGCACCTCGGGTCAAACCGCTGACGTGTCGTTTAGCTCCAAAGCTTTGCGCCGAGTGGGCACTACCCACTGCATACTGGCTTATTTGTTCAACACGACAGTGCTAGCACTGCTTATCAATATCGGGGCCAGCTTATTTTGA
- a CDS encoding NADPH:quinone oxidoreductase family protein — MYAWLCENPTGIDAVQWTELPTPTPKAGEVLIAIHAASLNFPDLLIVQNKYQMKPELPFVPGSEYAGLVQAVGEGVSHLKVGQPVACLAGTGGFATHTIAKADMCMPLPESFPMVDAAAFIMIYATSHHALVDRAQLKAGETVLVLGAAGGVGTSAIQIAKAVGARVIAAASSDEKCALCKSIGADETINYSRENLREALKKLTDSKGPDVVYDPVGGDFAEQAFRSIAWRGRYLVVGFASGSIPALPLNLPLLKGASIVGVFWGGFAKAEPKASAKMMAELADWYAQGKIKPVIDRSMPMSELKAAYAHMGTRGVMGKLVMVN; from the coding sequence ATGTATGCATGGCTTTGCGAGAACCCCACAGGTATAGACGCTGTTCAATGGACAGAGCTGCCTACGCCAACGCCCAAAGCCGGCGAGGTATTGATCGCGATTCACGCCGCCAGCCTGAATTTTCCCGACCTGCTGATCGTGCAAAACAAATACCAGATGAAGCCAGAGTTGCCATTCGTGCCGGGCTCGGAATACGCCGGTTTAGTCCAAGCGGTGGGCGAAGGTGTGAGCCACCTCAAAGTCGGTCAACCGGTTGCCTGTTTGGCCGGAACCGGCGGCTTTGCCACCCACACGATTGCCAAAGCTGACATGTGCATGCCTCTGCCAGAGAGCTTTCCTATGGTCGATGCTGCCGCCTTCATCATGATTTACGCGACCTCGCACCACGCATTGGTAGACCGCGCCCAGCTCAAGGCCGGTGAAACCGTGCTGGTCTTGGGCGCGGCCGGCGGTGTTGGCACCTCAGCGATTCAAATTGCCAAAGCAGTAGGCGCCCGCGTTATTGCAGCCGCATCAAGCGATGAAAAATGTGCGCTCTGCAAATCAATAGGCGCTGACGAAACGATTAATTACAGCCGAGAAAACTTGCGCGAAGCCCTCAAAAAACTCACCGACAGCAAAGGCCCAGATGTGGTTTATGACCCGGTTGGTGGCGACTTTGCCGAACAAGCTTTCCGCTCTATTGCTTGGCGCGGACGCTATTTAGTCGTGGGCTTTGCGTCCGGCAGCATTCCGGCCTTGCCACTCAATTTGCCGCTACTCAAAGGCGCATCAATAGTTGGCGTTTTCTGGGGCGGCTTTGCCAAGGCGGAACCCAAAGCCAGCGCCAAAATGATGGCCGAGCTGGCCGACTGGTATGCACAAGGCAAGATCAAGCCAGTGATAGACCGCAGCATGCCTATGTCCGAGCTCAAAGCTGCCTACGCCCACATGGGCACGCGCGGTGTAATGGGTAAGCTGGTGATGGTGAATTAA
- the surE gene encoding 5'/3'-nucleotidase SurE, whose translation MKILICNDDGYQATGIVALYEALKDIADVEVVAPEHNNSAKSNALTLNSPMYVQTAANGFRYVNGTPADCVHIALTGLLGYRPDLVVSGINNGANMGDDTIYSGTVGAAMEGYLFGIPAIAFSQTEKGWLHIDVAAQRAKRMVLQMMASLEVVSEGAHPTQAPWLLNVNVPNLPDDQIRGTKVVRLGRRHAAERVIIQTSPRGETMYWIGASGPAKEEGEGTDFYSAKHGFVTVTPLQVDLTDHDRLPFWTETMATAVTPANP comes from the coding sequence ATGAAAATTCTTATCTGCAACGACGATGGGTATCAGGCAACTGGTATTGTGGCCTTGTACGAGGCCTTAAAAGACATAGCTGACGTGGAGGTGGTGGCGCCCGAACATAACAACAGTGCTAAATCGAATGCACTCACGCTTAACTCTCCTATGTACGTGCAAACGGCGGCTAATGGCTTTCGTTATGTCAACGGCACACCGGCTGATTGCGTGCATATTGCGCTAACTGGTTTGCTCGGCTATAGGCCTGATTTAGTGGTGTCCGGCATAAATAATGGCGCGAATATGGGTGATGACACGATTTACTCGGGCACAGTTGGTGCGGCTATGGAAGGCTATCTTTTTGGTATTCCGGCGATTGCCTTTTCCCAAACCGAAAAAGGCTGGTTGCATATCGATGTTGCCGCTCAGCGCGCCAAACGCATGGTGCTACAGATGATGGCTTCGCTAGAGGTGGTGAGCGAAGGCGCTCATCCGACGCAAGCGCCTTGGCTGCTAAATGTTAATGTGCCTAATTTGCCGGACGATCAGATTCGGGGAACCAAGGTAGTGCGCTTAGGCCGTCGCCATGCGGCTGAGCGCGTGATTATTCAAACCAGCCCACGGGGTGAAACCATGTACTGGATTGGCGCTTCTGGGCCGGCCAAGGAAGAGGGCGAGGGCACAGACTTTTACTCGGCTAAACATGGCTTTGTGACGGTCACGCCGCTGCAAGTAGATCTGACCGATCACGATCGTCTACCGTTTTGGACTGAGACTATGGCCACTGCCGTGACGCCCGCTAATCCATGA
- a CDS encoding protein-L-isoaspartate(D-aspartate) O-methyltransferase: MPADYGTPSASKKMFVRTAPSSLLASPRPLINAQTTAIKLANKTKTPSFGHTDAQSFLALRARMVQNLMTQGVIDVRVLAAMGCIERHRFVDTALANQGYEETSLPIGLGQTISKPNVVARMLELLLHGQSGKLGRVLEIGTGCGYQAALLGQLATEVYSMERLRGLHDKARDNLRDFRLLNVHLIFGDGMLAYPRGAPYAAIIAAAGGAALPTAWTDQLAMGGRLVAPLETSHGVQALVVVDKTPNGLQHSVLEAVKFVPLKSGIS, encoded by the coding sequence ATGCCGGCCGATTACGGTACTCCGTCAGCGAGCAAAAAAATGTTTGTGCGCACTGCGCCTTCGTCTTTGTTAGCCAGTCCTAGGCCGCTAATCAATGCGCAAACCACGGCAATTAAATTAGCCAACAAAACCAAAACGCCTAGCTTTGGTCATACCGATGCACAGTCTTTTCTGGCGCTGCGTGCTCGTATGGTGCAAAACTTAATGACTCAAGGCGTTATTGATGTACGGGTATTGGCAGCGATGGGCTGCATAGAACGTCATCGTTTTGTCGACACCGCTTTGGCCAACCAAGGCTATGAGGAAACCAGCTTACCCATCGGTTTGGGGCAAACTATTTCAAAACCCAATGTGGTGGCGCGCATGCTTGAGCTTTTGCTGCATGGCCAATCTGGCAAGCTAGGCCGAGTTTTAGAGATAGGCACGGGATGCGGCTACCAAGCGGCGTTGTTGGGCCAACTCGCTACCGAGGTCTATAGCATGGAGCGATTACGTGGTTTGCATGACAAGGCGCGTGACAATTTGCGAGACTTTCGTTTGCTCAATGTGCATTTAATTTTTGGCGATGGCATGCTGGCTTATCCCCGCGGTGCGCCCTATGCGGCCATTATTGCCGCCGCTGGCGGTGCGGCTTTGCCGACGGCTTGGACAGATCAATTAGCCATGGGTGGACGCTTGGTCGCTCCCTTGGAAACCAGTCACGGCGTGCAGGCTTTGGTGG